A part of Kitasatospora acidiphila genomic DNA contains:
- a CDS encoding class I tRNA ligase family protein: MTESDQRPRILIAATPTPNGDLHVGHMAGPYLAADVYARYLRATGLSVTATTATDDSQTYVVSTAQRKNTTPARLAADSTVAIERSLTAMGIEPTAPEGRVLPPIDARYREAVTEFVTALHEAGRLRTLTVRLPYAERAGRHLYDGLLTGTCPSCGAGSSGGTCEDCGHPNNFDELLDARYALDPEDPVSFREETILVLPMEEYRAELEAHFAEVLPRWRPHPAQLIRELLAGPLPVIPVTIPGSWGVPAPFAPTPGQIVYPWVEAMPASMYATWWANGEDQALPYDEYWKASNGAELVYFHGFDNVYHWGLVDLVLLLAHGDRYIRPSASVVNEFYELDHAKFSTSRNHLIRGAELVAGTPRDTARFYLALTLPERERTNFDRAGLAEVTARRLTGPWNELAARLASLTDAAGSAPQQVTAAGRADQERFATAMRGCFELTGFSVARAAELIADRIATLNERAAGQADLGDLLAAVRSLLGWAAPILVDTARLAAEAGVVLSLAPEPVDKIAPFRLPSLP; the protein is encoded by the coding sequence ATGACCGAGTCCGACCAGCGGCCCCGGATCCTGATCGCTGCCACCCCGACGCCCAACGGCGACCTGCATGTGGGCCACATGGCCGGCCCGTACCTGGCCGCGGACGTCTACGCCCGCTACCTGCGGGCCACCGGCCTGTCGGTGACGGCCACGACGGCGACCGACGACAGCCAGACCTACGTGGTCTCCACCGCCCAGCGCAAGAACACCACACCGGCCCGGCTGGCGGCGGACTCCACCGTGGCCATCGAGCGTTCGCTGACCGCGATGGGGATCGAACCGACCGCCCCCGAGGGCCGGGTGCTGCCGCCGATCGACGCCCGCTACCGCGAGGCGGTGACGGAGTTCGTCACGGCGCTGCACGAGGCCGGCCGGCTGCGCACCCTGACCGTCCGCCTGCCGTACGCCGAGCGCGCCGGCCGGCACCTCTACGACGGCCTGCTGACCGGTACTTGCCCGTCCTGCGGGGCCGGCAGCAGCGGCGGCACCTGTGAGGACTGCGGCCACCCGAACAACTTCGACGAACTGCTCGACGCCCGCTACGCGCTGGATCCCGAGGACCCGGTCTCGTTCCGCGAGGAGACCATCCTGGTGCTGCCGATGGAGGAGTACCGGGCCGAGCTGGAGGCGCACTTCGCCGAGGTGCTGCCGCGCTGGCGTCCGCACCCCGCCCAGCTGATCCGGGAGCTGCTGGCCGGACCGCTGCCGGTCATCCCGGTGACGATTCCGGGCAGTTGGGGCGTCCCCGCACCGTTCGCGCCGACCCCGGGCCAGATCGTCTACCCGTGGGTCGAGGCCATGCCCGCCTCCATGTACGCCACCTGGTGGGCCAACGGCGAGGACCAGGCGCTCCCGTACGACGAGTACTGGAAGGCGTCGAACGGCGCCGAACTGGTCTACTTCCACGGCTTCGACAACGTCTACCACTGGGGTCTGGTCGACCTGGTCCTGCTGCTCGCACACGGCGACCGCTACATCCGGCCGAGCGCCAGCGTGGTCAACGAGTTCTACGAGCTGGACCACGCCAAGTTCTCCACCAGCCGGAACCACCTGATCAGGGGCGCCGAGCTGGTGGCCGGCACCCCTCGGGACACCGCCCGGTTCTACCTGGCGCTGACCCTGCCCGAGCGGGAGCGGACCAACTTCGACCGGGCCGGCCTGGCCGAGGTCACCGCCCGCCGGCTGACCGGCCCGTGGAACGAGCTGGCGGCCAGGCTGGCGAGCCTGACGGACGCGGCCGGCAGCGCACCGCAGCAGGTCACCGCCGCCGGACGGGCGGACCAGGAGCGGTTCGCGACGGCCATGCGCGGCTGCTTCGAGCTGACCGGCTTCAGCGTGGCCCGGGCGGCCGAGCTGATCGCCGACCGGATCGCCACCCTCAACGAACGCGCCGCCGGGCAGGCCGATTTGGGCGACCTGCTGGCCGCCGTGCGGTCGCTGCTCGGCTGGGCCGCACCGATACTGGTGGACACCGCGCGGCTGGCCGCCGAGGCCGGGGTGGTGCTCTCGCTCGCCCCGGAGCCGGTCGACAAGATCGCACCGTTCCGCCTTCCGTCGCTGCCGTGA
- a CDS encoding MFS transporter codes for MTSTSLRPDAAAAHPRVGRAERLLLPAAFVTNLGNNIQLIAASLLIYRSTGTALSVGWVYIATALPQVALSALFGRLADRFDRRTLCLLADVTSALAALALPVWLLAHGSAGAGAYAVSFVLACLAALFTPASQALIKERIATERLGTFSSRYEMAVQAGMVLSGLIGGLVAQFAGVVPLFFFNAVTFLLSGLCMLLIGRHRPVGRSASAEPESERVPDGPVVRLGALYCIGSVIATTANTLLMVVVVRRFHQGSGLLGLVDALACVGMLIGAALYQRWQHRIDYRQLLLWGYLVCALLALVQPISVWTMLPGILLGGTTFALGRLPSRVELTRAVRAERAGRVFGTVNALGLAAAVLVTVLVATVCDHAGVVRGYLTLAAVTALPVVLLAGSLLMRPRAHNSRRTQSG; via the coding sequence GTGACCTCGACCTCCCTGCGACCGGACGCCGCAGCCGCCCACCCCCGGGTGGGCCGGGCCGAACGCCTGCTGCTGCCGGCCGCGTTCGTCACCAACCTGGGCAACAACATCCAGCTGATCGCCGCTTCGCTGCTGATCTACCGCAGTACCGGCACGGCGCTCTCGGTCGGCTGGGTGTACATCGCGACGGCGCTTCCGCAGGTGGCGCTCTCGGCGCTGTTCGGGCGGCTGGCGGACCGGTTCGACCGGCGCACCCTGTGCCTGCTGGCCGACGTGACCAGTGCGCTCGCCGCACTGGCCCTGCCGGTGTGGCTGCTGGCCCACGGCTCGGCCGGGGCCGGGGCCTATGCCGTCAGCTTCGTGCTGGCCTGCCTGGCGGCGCTCTTCACGCCCGCCAGTCAGGCGCTGATCAAGGAGCGGATCGCCACCGAGCGGCTGGGAACGTTCAGTTCGCGCTACGAGATGGCGGTCCAGGCCGGCATGGTGCTCTCGGGTCTGATCGGCGGGCTGGTCGCCCAGTTCGCCGGGGTGGTACCGCTGTTCTTCTTCAACGCGGTGACCTTCCTGCTCTCCGGTTTGTGCATGCTGCTGATCGGACGCCACCGCCCGGTGGGCCGATCCGCTTCTGCCGAACCGGAATCCGAGCGGGTTCCGGACGGGCCGGTGGTCCGGCTCGGCGCCCTGTACTGCATCGGCAGCGTCATCGCGACCACGGCCAACACCTTGCTGATGGTCGTGGTGGTGCGCCGGTTCCATCAGGGCTCCGGCCTGCTCGGCTTGGTCGACGCGCTGGCCTGCGTCGGCATGCTGATCGGGGCGGCGCTGTACCAGCGGTGGCAGCACCGGATCGACTACCGGCAGTTGCTGCTCTGGGGTTACCTGGTCTGCGCGCTGCTGGCGCTGGTCCAGCCGATCTCGGTCTGGACCATGCTGCCCGGCATCCTGCTCGGCGGGACGACCTTCGCGCTCGGCCGGCTGCCGTCGCGGGTCGAGCTGACCCGGGCGGTCCGCGCCGAGCGGGCCGGGCGGGTGTTCGGCACCGTCAACGCGCTCGGCCTGGCCGCCGCCGTGCTGGTCACCGTGCTGGTCGCGACGGTCTGCGACCACGCCGGGGTGGTCCGCGGCTACCTCACCCTCGCGGCCGTCACCGCACTGCCCGTCGTACTGCTGGCGGGATCGCTCCTCATGCGCCCCAGGGCGCACAACTCACGTCGTACCCAATCCGGTTGA
- a CDS encoding ATP-grasp domain-containing protein, whose protein sequence is MKLLTIETVQYLSYYISRYRQVEAFGVDLYVLNGEGTPDFWPEEKYRLAGTRDVSRIVELAQEWHKTEQFDGVITFSESAVITAAAVAEGLGLPGIGVEAAKASRNKYLMRQAHERGNAPHPAFRLVESADEALAAAEEFGYPVIIKPTMGAGSNYVFKVDDEAELTERYAQAAEGIQKMFWANSEVAGLDLGPNGLLVESFLDGKEYLIEALAWDDEVYLGSVVDRITVEGATFDDDVHHAPTSMSAEDLAAVHEVVKAGLHAQGLRRSVAHAEVRFHQGKPYLLEIAARVGGGGLDEIARLTAAHDPIKAVADIGAGKRPEVRHFQPTGVHTASMCLISDGGVVRSIDVPAEVSDSEKAFLLKITARPGDVILRPPYGNTIFGFLGTTGDSLEDAMETMNDFAAKITVDLDPYPVEEK, encoded by the coding sequence GTGAAACTGCTGACCATCGAAACGGTCCAGTACCTGTCGTACTACATCTCGCGCTACCGGCAGGTCGAGGCCTTCGGCGTGGACCTGTACGTGCTCAACGGCGAAGGGACGCCCGACTTCTGGCCCGAGGAGAAGTACCGGCTGGCCGGCACCCGGGACGTCTCGCGCATCGTCGAGCTGGCCCAGGAGTGGCACAAGACCGAGCAGTTCGACGGCGTGATCACCTTCTCCGAGTCCGCGGTGATCACCGCCGCCGCGGTGGCCGAGGGCCTCGGCCTGCCCGGCATCGGGGTGGAGGCCGCCAAGGCGAGCCGCAACAAGTACCTGATGCGCCAGGCGCACGAGCGCGGCAACGCCCCGCACCCGGCCTTCCGCCTCGTCGAGTCGGCGGACGAAGCCCTCGCCGCGGCCGAGGAGTTCGGCTACCCGGTGATCATCAAGCCGACCATGGGCGCCGGCAGCAACTACGTCTTCAAGGTGGACGACGAGGCCGAACTCACCGAGCGCTACGCACAGGCGGCCGAGGGCATCCAGAAGATGTTCTGGGCCAACTCCGAGGTGGCCGGCCTGGACCTCGGTCCGAACGGACTGCTGGTGGAGTCCTTCCTGGACGGGAAGGAGTACCTGATCGAGGCGCTGGCCTGGGACGACGAGGTCTACCTCGGCTCGGTGGTGGACCGGATCACCGTCGAGGGCGCGACCTTCGACGACGACGTGCACCACGCGCCGACCTCGATGAGCGCCGAGGACCTGGCGGCCGTCCACGAGGTGGTCAAGGCCGGCCTGCACGCCCAGGGCCTGCGCCGCAGCGTCGCGCACGCCGAGGTGCGGTTCCACCAGGGCAAGCCGTACCTGCTGGAGATCGCGGCCCGGGTGGGCGGCGGCGGCCTGGACGAGATCGCCCGGCTGACGGCGGCCCACGACCCGATCAAGGCCGTGGCCGACATCGGCGCGGGCAAGCGTCCCGAGGTGCGGCACTTCCAGCCGACCGGGGTGCACACCGCCTCGATGTGCCTGATCAGCGACGGCGGCGTGGTGCGCAGCATCGACGTGCCGGCCGAGGTCAGCGACTCCGAGAAGGCCTTCCTGCTGAAGATCACCGCACGGCCCGGGGACGTCATCCTGCGCCCGCCGTACGGCAACACCATCTTCGGCTTCCTGGGCACCACCGGCGACTCGCTGGAGGACGCCATGGAGACCATGAACGACTTCGCCGCGAAGATCACCGTCGACCTCGACCCGTACCCGGTGGAGGAGAAGTGA
- a CDS encoding ABC transporter substrate-binding protein, whose product MSNSAKKPRQGGVVTWAMAPGFPPAVIFPFTPAERMGTRNILEFQALMYRTLYFFGSNGVPDVDYANSIGEEPVWSEDGLTVTITVKPWKWSNGETLCADNVLFWVNLMKVKGARYGEYVPGYFPDNLTDYGKLSDNQVYFTFDKVYSQRWVLFNQLSTITPLPKAWDRTADGPANASGDLADVESVYAYLMAEQGDILDEGNAHRTKWADSPVWSIVSGPWKLKSYTLEGIVTFVPNPHYSGPNKPYLEEFRQVPTDSDEEQYTRLQAGPDGSDAIQVGFLPLSFATEPAVSPDKGGPNPLAGYTMYPQTAYCVRYISLNFNNPTVQGKLFAQPYFRQALQSSVDQDSAVRDVYKGYAYRQNGPVPVFPKTDFVSPRQREGAWPLPFDPERAKRLLAENGWDTSTTPAVCVNPGTGPGQAGEGIPAGTWASFLLRYVEGRPALTRVMEQFRDDAAKAGIEVRLQEVYGSVLVAEDAPCVPGPEEPCLWEACNWNGGWVFHQPTGEILFSTGAGGNFGHYTDPRADELIEKTVTSDDLAALYEYQDYIAEQVPVIFMPNFPIRIFEVSDRLHGFGPVNPYGMINPENWYYVED is encoded by the coding sequence ATGAGCAACAGTGCGAAGAAGCCCAGGCAGGGCGGAGTCGTCACCTGGGCGATGGCCCCCGGGTTCCCGCCCGCGGTGATCTTCCCGTTCACCCCCGCCGAGCGGATGGGCACCCGCAACATCCTGGAGTTCCAGGCCCTCATGTACCGCACGCTGTACTTCTTCGGAAGCAACGGCGTGCCGGACGTCGACTACGCCAACAGCATCGGCGAGGAGCCGGTCTGGAGCGAGGACGGCCTGACCGTCACCATCACCGTCAAGCCGTGGAAGTGGTCCAACGGCGAGACGCTCTGCGCCGACAACGTGCTGTTCTGGGTCAACCTGATGAAGGTCAAGGGCGCACGGTACGGGGAGTACGTCCCCGGCTACTTCCCCGACAACCTCACCGACTACGGCAAACTCTCCGACAACCAGGTCTATTTCACCTTCGACAAGGTCTACTCGCAGCGCTGGGTGCTCTTCAACCAGCTCTCCACCATCACCCCGCTGCCCAAGGCCTGGGACCGCACCGCTGACGGCCCGGCCAATGCCTCGGGCGACCTCGCCGATGTCGAGAGCGTCTACGCCTACCTGATGGCGGAGCAGGGCGACATCCTGGACGAAGGCAACGCGCACCGCACCAAGTGGGCCGACAGCCCCGTCTGGTCCATCGTCAGCGGCCCCTGGAAGCTGAAGAGCTACACCCTCGAGGGGATCGTCACCTTCGTTCCCAACCCGCACTACTCGGGGCCCAACAAGCCCTACCTGGAGGAGTTCCGGCAGGTCCCGACCGACTCCGACGAGGAGCAGTACACCCGGCTGCAGGCCGGCCCGGACGGGTCGGACGCGATCCAGGTCGGCTTCCTGCCGCTGAGCTTCGCCACCGAGCCGGCGGTGAGCCCGGACAAGGGCGGCCCCAACCCGCTGGCCGGCTACACGATGTACCCGCAGACCGCCTACTGCGTGCGCTACATCTCGCTCAACTTCAACAACCCGACGGTGCAGGGCAAGCTCTTCGCCCAGCCGTACTTCCGCCAGGCCCTGCAGTCCAGCGTGGACCAGGACTCGGCGGTGCGCGACGTCTACAAGGGCTACGCCTACCGGCAGAACGGACCGGTGCCGGTCTTCCCGAAGACCGACTTCGTCTCGCCGCGCCAGCGCGAGGGCGCCTGGCCGCTGCCGTTCGACCCCGAGCGGGCCAAGCGCCTGCTGGCGGAGAACGGTTGGGACACCTCCACCACTCCGGCGGTCTGCGTCAATCCGGGCACCGGCCCGGGCCAGGCCGGCGAGGGCATCCCGGCGGGGACGTGGGCGAGCTTCCTGCTGCGCTACGTCGAGGGGCGGCCCGCGCTGACCCGGGTGATGGAGCAGTTCCGCGACGACGCCGCCAAGGCCGGTATCGAGGTGCGCCTCCAGGAGGTCTACGGCTCGGTGCTGGTGGCCGAGGACGCGCCGTGCGTCCCCGGCCCGGAGGAGCCCTGCCTCTGGGAGGCGTGCAACTGGAACGGCGGCTGGGTCTTCCACCAGCCCACCGGCGAGATCCTCTTCAGCACGGGCGCCGGCGGCAACTTCGGGCACTACACCGACCCGCGGGCCGATGAGCTGATCGAGAAGACGGTGACCAGCGACGACCTGGCGGCGCTCTACGAGTACCAGGACTACATCGCCGAGCAGGTGCCGGTGATCTTCATGCCGAACTTCCCGATCCGGATCTTCGAGGTCTCCGACCGGCTGCACGGCTTCGGTCCGGTCAACCCGTACGGGATGATCAACCCCGAGAACTGGTACTACGTTGAGGACTGA
- a CDS encoding cation:proton antiporter produces the protein MAPIAPIGAHPLLVLLLQLGVLLTLAVLLGRLAVRLGWPAVAGELCAGVLVGPSVLGALSPGPAGWLFPHNVEQVHMLDAVGQLGVLLLVGVSGSHLDFTLVRKQGTTAARVSAAGLLLPLGLGVGLGLLLPASLLAPHSSRTTFAAFLGVAMCVSAIPVIAKTLLDMNLLHRDIGQLTMTAGMLDDAVGWLLLSVVTAMATTGVSGANVVRSVASLAAVVLLAALAGRLLVGRVYRWAERNGGTGTVVGITAVLVLLSAAGTQALGLEPIFGAFVCGVTVTATGAVSPLLLAPLRTVTLSVLAPVFIASAGLRMDLTALAHPTVALMALTALLVAVAGKFGGAYLGARTSRLGRWEALALGAGMNARGVVQVVIAMVGLRLHVLDSATYTVIVLVAVVTSLMAPPVLRFAMARIDLTPMEQLRRTAQFGSAAPEKQTV, from the coding sequence GTGGCGCCGATCGCCCCGATCGGCGCCCACCCGCTGCTGGTTCTGCTGCTGCAGCTCGGGGTGCTGCTGACGCTGGCGGTGCTGCTGGGGCGCCTCGCCGTGCGGCTCGGCTGGCCGGCGGTGGCGGGCGAGCTCTGCGCCGGTGTGCTGGTCGGCCCCTCGGTGCTCGGGGCGCTCTCCCCCGGGCCGGCCGGGTGGCTCTTCCCACACAATGTCGAGCAGGTCCACATGCTCGACGCGGTGGGCCAGTTGGGGGTGCTGCTGCTGGTGGGTGTGAGCGGCAGCCACCTGGACTTCACGCTGGTCCGCAAGCAGGGGACGACCGCCGCCCGGGTCAGTGCGGCCGGGCTGCTGCTGCCGCTCGGCCTGGGCGTCGGTCTCGGCCTGCTGCTGCCCGCCTCGCTGCTCGCCCCGCACAGCAGCCGGACCACCTTCGCGGCCTTCCTGGGCGTGGCCATGTGCGTCAGCGCCATCCCGGTGATCGCCAAGACCCTGCTGGACATGAACCTGCTCCACCGCGACATCGGCCAACTCACCATGACCGCGGGCATGCTGGACGACGCGGTCGGCTGGCTGCTGCTCTCCGTCGTCACCGCGATGGCCACCACCGGGGTCAGCGGCGCCAACGTGGTGCGCTCGGTGGCCTCGCTGGCGGCCGTGGTGCTGCTCGCCGCCCTGGCCGGGCGGCTGCTGGTCGGCCGGGTCTACCGCTGGGCCGAACGCAACGGCGGCACCGGCACGGTGGTCGGCATCACGGCGGTGCTGGTCCTGCTGTCGGCGGCGGGGACGCAGGCGCTCGGGCTGGAACCGATCTTCGGCGCCTTCGTCTGCGGGGTGACCGTCACGGCGACCGGGGCGGTGAGCCCGCTGCTGCTGGCGCCGCTGCGGACCGTGACGCTCTCGGTGCTGGCGCCCGTCTTCATCGCCTCGGCGGGGCTGCGGATGGACCTGACCGCGCTGGCCCACCCGACGGTGGCGCTGATGGCGCTGACGGCCCTGCTGGTCGCCGTGGCGGGCAAGTTCGGCGGCGCCTACCTGGGGGCCCGGACCAGCCGGCTCGGGCGCTGGGAGGCGCTGGCGCTCGGCGCTGGCATGAACGCCCGCGGTGTGGTCCAGGTGGTGATCGCGATGGTCGGGCTGCGCCTGCACGTGCTGGACTCCGCGACCTACACCGTGATCGTCCTGGTCGCCGTGGTGACCTCGCTGATGGCACCCCCGGTCCTCCGGTTCGCGATGGCCCGGATCGACCTGACCCCGATGGAACAGCTGCGACGGACCGCCCAGTTCGGGTCGGCCGCCCCCGAGAAGCAGACCGTGTGA
- a CDS encoding 3-oxoacyl-ACP synthase III family protein, protein MTNQFADFGIAGFGHSLGVDQKVEAEVLTEFVDDPERVLQWGYHTFHRAPADVTAIELSARAARDAIEDAGLTADDVDYVVLALSDVPGYLNWDASSALAREIGVRLKPNLLLMEGCVSGVTGLGNVAGLFATDPSLQNILFVAVNRVSEYHRNRMRVNNSIHSDGASAVILRRGHEFGRWLATVQFTDPDVSDWFRTDFGGEVAPVAPADWSSQTQANGLEAVVDHFRTDPKGLQTFVTALNQRLVEVTDQACAKAGVERSSIKKIIHLNDNQGSFEEIAEVFGVPISSTSAEVAAQHGHMGAADHLVTLAEYTRSGELVPGDLVALIGISIGMRWYCTLVRI, encoded by the coding sequence ATGACGAACCAATTCGCCGACTTCGGTATCGCGGGCTTCGGCCACTCGCTCGGCGTCGACCAGAAGGTCGAAGCCGAGGTGCTCACCGAGTTCGTGGACGACCCCGAGCGGGTGCTCCAGTGGGGCTACCACACCTTCCACCGGGCGCCCGCGGACGTGACCGCGATCGAGCTGTCCGCCCGGGCGGCCCGCGACGCCATCGAGGACGCCGGACTGACCGCCGACGACGTGGACTACGTCGTGCTGGCGCTCTCCGACGTGCCCGGCTACCTCAACTGGGACGCCTCCTCGGCGCTGGCGCGCGAGATCGGGGTGCGGCTCAAGCCGAACCTGCTGCTCATGGAGGGCTGCGTCTCCGGCGTCACGGGCCTGGGCAACGTGGCCGGCCTGTTCGCCACCGACCCGAGCCTGCAGAACATCCTGTTCGTCGCGGTCAACCGGGTCAGCGAGTACCACCGCAACCGGATGCGGGTCAACAACTCCATCCACAGCGACGGCGCGTCGGCCGTGATCCTGCGCCGCGGCCACGAGTTCGGCCGCTGGCTGGCGACCGTCCAGTTCACCGACCCGGACGTGTCGGACTGGTTCCGCACCGACTTCGGCGGCGAGGTGGCGCCGGTGGCGCCGGCCGACTGGTCCTCCCAGACCCAGGCCAACGGCCTTGAGGCGGTGGTCGACCACTTCCGCACCGACCCGAAGGGGCTGCAGACCTTCGTCACCGCGCTCAACCAGCGCCTGGTCGAGGTGACCGACCAGGCCTGTGCGAAGGCCGGCGTCGAGCGCTCCTCGATCAAGAAGATCATCCACCTGAACGACAACCAGGGCTCGTTCGAGGAGATCGCCGAGGTCTTCGGCGTCCCGATCAGCAGCACCAGCGCCGAAGTCGCCGCCCAGCACGGCCACATGGGCGCGGCCGACCACCTGGTGACGCTCGCCGAGTACACCCGCAGCGGCGAGTTGGTCCCCGGCGACCTGGTCGCCCTGATCGGCATCTCCATCGGCATGCGCTGGTACTGCACCCTGGTCAGGATCTGA
- a CDS encoding HAD-IIIC family phosphatase yields the protein MPELVDALKAAVAAGTAPSPDLRLALAQTYDPSVLRKAGRALARLTDPDGRLRPVRLSVVAACTVGPLEPLLRACLVGAGALPAIEVAPYGTFELTLATGGFDHAADLLLCLLDESYFLPDDLDATAPEAAGPYLEERLAQLSGLVGAALHGTEATLVLHTVPLPRSLRDTMISLRTRSALTRLWHRLNAGLLALAEEHPQVQVVDLVGLLAESSVAARDQRLHKYADLPYTDGALLILASEVRRIAQARSGLSKKVLALDLDNTLWGGVLGEVGSEGVELGGLYPGKSFQDLQRTVSRLREQGVVLVLASKNDAGPVEEALSRHPAVLLRPEAFSVSMVNWAPKAGNLHKAADTLGLGTDSFVFMDDSDFERGSVAAELPEVAIIDSSGEPAQLVDSLVRHGWFDVVELTGTDLKRPELYRARSLRNDFSGGFSKAEDYLKALDLRVAVEPVTRFTVARAAQLAARTNQFNLTGVRFDEAATIAMIDAPDRLALTVSVTDRFGDEGLVGAVWLERTTERWSVLNLVLSCRVLSRGVEFAIAGRIAALAAQAGAEVLEGRFTPSAKNGVAAGFWEKAGFVPDGDGHFAFAPGKAPDPTPSWITLVESTDSTETIESEERQP from the coding sequence ATGCCCGAACTCGTCGACGCACTCAAGGCGGCCGTCGCCGCCGGCACGGCTCCCAGCCCCGACCTGCGCCTGGCGCTGGCGCAGACCTACGACCCGAGCGTGCTGCGCAAGGCCGGCCGGGCGCTGGCCCGGCTGACCGACCCGGACGGCAGGCTGCGGCCGGTGCGGCTCTCGGTGGTCGCCGCCTGCACCGTCGGCCCGCTCGAACCCCTGCTGCGCGCCTGCCTGGTGGGCGCCGGAGCACTGCCGGCGATCGAGGTCGCCCCGTACGGGACCTTCGAACTCACCCTGGCCACCGGCGGTTTCGACCACGCCGCCGACCTGCTGCTCTGCCTGCTGGACGAGTCCTACTTCCTTCCGGACGACCTGGACGCCACCGCGCCGGAGGCCGCCGGTCCTTATCTCGAGGAGCGGCTCGCCCAGTTGAGCGGACTGGTCGGCGCGGCGCTGCACGGGACCGAGGCGACCCTGGTCCTGCACACCGTCCCGCTGCCGCGCTCACTGCGCGACACCATGATCAGCCTGCGGACCAGGAGCGCGCTGACCAGGCTCTGGCACCGGCTCAACGCCGGGCTGCTGGCACTCGCCGAGGAGCACCCGCAGGTGCAGGTCGTCGACCTGGTCGGGCTGCTCGCCGAGTCGTCGGTGGCCGCCCGCGACCAGCGCCTGCACAAGTACGCCGATCTGCCCTACACCGACGGGGCGTTGCTGATCCTCGCCAGCGAGGTGCGGCGGATCGCGCAGGCCCGCTCGGGGCTGTCCAAGAAGGTGCTGGCGCTCGACCTGGACAACACCCTCTGGGGCGGGGTCCTGGGCGAGGTCGGCTCGGAGGGCGTCGAACTCGGCGGGCTCTACCCGGGCAAGAGCTTCCAGGATCTGCAACGGACCGTCAGCCGGCTGCGTGAGCAGGGCGTGGTCCTGGTGCTGGCCAGCAAGAACGACGCCGGCCCGGTCGAGGAGGCGCTCAGCCGGCACCCGGCGGTGCTGCTGCGCCCGGAGGCCTTCTCGGTCAGCATGGTCAACTGGGCGCCGAAGGCGGGCAATCTGCACAAGGCCGCCGACACGCTGGGGCTCGGCACCGACTCGTTCGTCTTCATGGACGACTCGGACTTCGAGCGCGGCAGCGTGGCGGCCGAACTGCCCGAGGTCGCCATCATCGACTCCAGCGGCGAGCCGGCCCAGCTGGTCGACTCGCTGGTGCGGCACGGCTGGTTCGACGTGGTCGAGTTGACCGGCACCGATCTGAAGAGGCCCGAGCTCTACCGGGCGCGCAGTCTGCGCAATGACTTCTCCGGCGGCTTCAGCAAGGCGGAGGACTACCTGAAGGCGCTGGATCTGAGGGTGGCGGTCGAGCCGGTGACCCGGTTCACTGTTGCCAGGGCCGCTCAACTCGCCGCCCGAACCAATCAGTTCAACCTGACCGGGGTCCGGTTCGACGAGGCGGCCACGATCGCGATGATCGACGCCCCGGACCGGTTGGCGCTCACCGTCTCGGTCACCGACCGGTTCGGGGACGAGGGCCTGGTGGGCGCGGTCTGGCTGGAGCGGACCACGGAGCGCTGGAGCGTGCTCAACCTGGTGCTGAGCTGCCGGGTGCTGTCCCGGGGCGTCGAGTTCGCGATCGCGGGACGGATCGCCGCGCTGGCCGCGCAGGCCGGGGCCGAGGTGCTGGAGGGCCGCTTCACGCCTTCGGCGAAGAACGGTGTGGCGGCGGGGTTCTGGGAGAAGGCGGGATTCGTACCGGACGGTGACGGGCACTTCGCGTTCGCACCGGGCAAGGCCCCGGACCCGACCCCGTCCTGGATCACCCTTGTCGAGAGCACCGACAGCACCGAGACCATCGAGAGTGAGGAGCGGCAGCCATGA
- a CDS encoding acyl carrier protein, with protein MRNTVESVGTEVLEVLSEVLNQEPEALTAQPVLASYDWDSLAMLEALAQLESAFGVRLELRAFQAVRTVEDMAALVAATLNS; from the coding sequence ATGAGGAACACCGTCGAGTCGGTCGGCACCGAGGTGCTCGAAGTGCTCAGCGAGGTGCTGAACCAGGAGCCGGAAGCGCTCACGGCGCAGCCGGTGCTGGCCAGTTACGACTGGGACAGCCTGGCCATGCTGGAGGCGCTGGCGCAGTTGGAGAGCGCCTTCGGCGTTCGCCTGGAGCTGCGGGCCTTCCAGGCCGTCCGGACCGTCGAGGACATGGCGGCCCTGGTGGCCGCCACCCTGAACAGCTGA
- a CDS encoding NIPSNAP family protein, translated as MSLLEIRLFTVQPGTREEFDRVSREETIPMMRRWGINVIAFGPALNTEDGYYLIRSFPSEEQRVCVQEAFYASAEWEDNYDKKITEMIADYHTAVAPLTGDLSTDLKGI; from the coding sequence ATGAGCCTGCTGGAGATCCGCCTCTTCACCGTGCAGCCGGGTACCCGTGAGGAGTTCGACCGGGTCAGCCGGGAGGAGACGATCCCGATGATGCGCCGCTGGGGCATCAACGTGATCGCGTTCGGCCCCGCGCTCAACACCGAGGACGGCTACTACCTGATCCGCAGCTTCCCCTCCGAGGAGCAGCGGGTCTGTGTCCAGGAGGCCTTCTACGCGAGTGCCGAGTGGGAGGACAACTACGACAAGAAGATCACCGAGATGATCGCGGACTACCACACCGCGGTCGCTCCGCTGACCGGTGACCTGTCCACCGATCTGAAGGGCATCTAG